A single window of Meiothermus sp. DNA harbors:
- a CDS encoding ABC transporter substrate-binding protein, which yields MQRFFLASLVALGLALAQQQTITLYTSEVLTNVNPMIELFRRANPGVNVQVFRSGTGEVITRLRAELEAGNPQADLLWVADETFFRELAAANRLRPVRATTPGLPVRFAYQGGRYYEVRLLYNGIAVNTRKLGNLPEPRSWRDLLKPEYRDLVGMPNPNFSGAALSTLGTFSQRFGFSFFEQLQRNGLKVEQSNPILQQKLAEGQYGLAIITDFGIRDLIRQGAPLKVIYPRDGAILVPTPIGILSNSRNPALAERFLRFLLSPEAQALFAQQGYIPVIASAPRPAGVSGEVLSVPSAAEFIQANRQNLLTQFNTLFNLR from the coding sequence ATGCAACGATTCTTTCTGGCTTCGCTGGTTGCTCTTGGGCTGGCCCTGGCCCAGCAGCAAACCATCACCCTCTACACCTCGGAAGTCCTGACCAACGTCAACCCCATGATTGAGCTCTTCAGGCGGGCCAATCCGGGCGTCAACGTGCAGGTCTTCCGCAGCGGCACCGGCGAGGTGATTACCCGTCTGCGGGCCGAGCTCGAGGCAGGAAACCCCCAGGCCGACCTGCTGTGGGTCGCCGACGAGACCTTCTTCCGCGAGCTGGCCGCTGCCAACCGCCTGCGCCCGGTGCGGGCTACCACCCCCGGCTTACCGGTCAGGTTTGCCTACCAGGGCGGGCGCTACTACGAGGTACGGCTCCTTTACAACGGCATCGCGGTGAACACCCGCAAGCTGGGTAACCTCCCCGAACCGCGCTCCTGGCGCGACCTCTTGAAACCCGAATACCGGGATTTGGTGGGCATGCCCAACCCCAACTTCTCCGGGGCGGCCCTCTCCACCCTGGGCACCTTCAGCCAGCGCTTTGGCTTCAGCTTCTTTGAGCAGCTCCAGCGCAACGGCCTCAAGGTCGAGCAGTCCAACCCCATCCTTCAGCAAAAGCTGGCCGAGGGGCAGTATGGCCTCGCCATCATCACCGACTTTGGCATCCGCGACCTCATTCGCCAGGGGGCGCCGCTCAAGGTAATCTACCCCCGCGACGGAGCCATTCTGGTGCCCACTCCCATCGGCATTCTGAGCAATAGCCGCAACCCTGCGCTGGCTGAGCGCTTCCTACGCTTCTTGCTCTCACCCGAGGCCCAGGCCCTGTTCGCCCAGCAAGGCTACATTCCCGTCATCGCCTCGGCCCCCCGCCCCGCTGGGGTGAGCGGAGAGGTGCTCTCGGTGCCCTCGGCAGCGGAGTTCATCCAGGCCAACCGGCAAAACCTGCTGACGCAGTTCAATACGCTGTTCAACCTGCGTTAG
- a CDS encoding glycosyltransferase — MVSVLIPTYNRPQLLLRALRSLQLQLYPDWEAVVVDDGDGSGILAAHSLRDPRILGVRNEGRGQVHARNTGLAQASSPIIALLDDDDYWLDPTHLHRVVRALKAQAGLVYRGGYLVLERDGLELERIPFDLKASPLSLRTDNHLLATGAAYPRFFHDELGLFDPEMADYWDWDWYLRVSSAGYPLIQLPGRGVAVSMHGANMSYAARQEERQKNLERLSQKHGLGRLELKDHRIIAGAA, encoded by the coding sequence ATGGTTAGCGTGCTGATTCCCACCTACAACCGCCCCCAGTTGTTGCTGCGGGCTTTGCGCTCGCTTCAGCTTCAGCTTTACCCCGACTGGGAAGCGGTGGTGGTGGACGATGGCGACGGCTCCGGCATCCTGGCCGCCCACAGCCTGCGCGACCCCCGCATCCTGGGGGTTCGCAACGAGGGGCGGGGGCAGGTGCATGCCCGCAACACCGGTCTGGCCCAGGCCTCGAGCCCCATTATCGCCCTGCTCGACGACGACGACTACTGGCTCGACCCCACCCACCTGCACCGGGTGGTGCGGGCGCTCAAAGCCCAGGCCGGGCTGGTCTACCGGGGCGGCTACCTGGTGCTGGAGCGCGACGGGCTGGAACTCGAGCGCATCCCTTTCGACCTCAAAGCCAGCCCCCTCTCGCTTCGCACCGACAACCACCTGCTCGCCACCGGCGCCGCCTACCCCCGCTTTTTTCACGACGAACTGGGCCTCTTCGACCCGGAGATGGCCGATTACTGGGACTGGGACTGGTATCTGAGGGTTTCCTCGGCGGGCTATCCGCTCATCCAGCTTCCCGGCAGGGGGGTAGCCGTCTCCATGCACGGGGCCAATATGTCCTATGCCGCCCGCCAGGAGGAGCGCCAGAAAAACCTCGAGCGGCTTTCCCAAAAACACGGGCTGGGCCGGCTCGAGCTCAAAGACCACCGCATCATCGCGGGTGCCGCCTGA
- the ychF gene encoding redox-regulated ATPase YchF — translation MASLGVGIVGLPNVGKSTLFNAITKAGALAANYPFATIDKNVGVVTLPDPRLNALQKLFVKGERVPPIVPTHVEFVDIAGLVKGAHKGEGLGNQFLANIREVAAIAHVVRCFEDPNVVHVAGQVNPLDDLETINTELALADLQTLEKRLDKLRKSARTDKDDKALLEVLEPLLQHLSQGQPIRTFGGAEPELLSKAARELGLLTYKPVIYVCNVAEADLPDGAQNPHVQKVREAAAREGAEVVVVSAKIEAELAELSEEEAAEYLQTLGLQESGLNRLVHTAYHTLGLITFFTAGEKEVRAWTIRQGTRAPQAAGEIHSDLERGFIRAEVIEWHKLVEAGGWAQAKEKGWVRTEGKDYVVQDGDVVLILFNV, via the coding sequence ATGGCATCACTCGGAGTCGGCATCGTAGGTCTTCCCAACGTGGGCAAATCCACGCTTTTTAACGCCATTACCAAAGCAGGCGCCCTGGCCGCCAACTACCCCTTTGCCACCATCGACAAAAACGTGGGGGTGGTGACGCTCCCCGACCCACGCCTGAACGCCCTGCAAAAGCTCTTTGTGAAGGGCGAACGGGTACCGCCCATCGTGCCAACCCACGTGGAGTTTGTGGACATTGCAGGGCTGGTGAAGGGAGCCCACAAGGGCGAGGGGCTGGGCAACCAGTTTCTGGCCAATATCCGCGAGGTAGCCGCCATTGCCCACGTGGTGCGCTGCTTCGAAGACCCCAACGTGGTGCATGTGGCCGGCCAGGTGAACCCCCTGGACGACCTCGAGACCATCAACACCGAGCTGGCCCTGGCCGACCTCCAGACCCTCGAGAAGCGCCTGGACAAGCTGCGCAAGTCGGCCCGCACCGACAAAGACGACAAAGCCCTGCTGGAAGTGCTGGAACCGCTCTTGCAACACCTCTCGCAGGGCCAGCCCATTCGCACCTTTGGCGGGGCCGAGCCGGAACTCTTGAGCAAGGCCGCCCGCGAGCTGGGCTTGCTGACCTACAAGCCGGTCATCTACGTGTGCAATGTGGCCGAGGCAGACCTGCCCGACGGGGCCCAAAACCCGCACGTGCAAAAGGTGCGCGAGGCCGCCGCGCGGGAGGGCGCCGAGGTGGTGGTGGTCTCGGCCAAGATCGAGGCCGAGCTGGCCGAGCTTTCCGAGGAAGAAGCTGCCGAATACCTGCAAACCCTGGGCTTGCAGGAGTCCGGGCTCAACCGGCTGGTGCACACCGCCTACCACACCCTGGGCCTGATTACCTTCTTTACCGCGGGCGAGAAAGAGGTGCGGGCTTGGACCATTCGCCAGGGCACCCGGGCTCCCCAGGCCGCCGGCGAGATTCACTCCGACCTCGAGCGGGGCTTTATCCGGGCCGAGGTGATCGAGTGGCACAAACTGGTGGAGGCCGGGGGCTGGGCCCAGGCCAAGGAAAAAGGCTGGGTACGCACCGAAGGCAAGGATTACGTGGTGCAGGACGGCGATGTGGTGCTGATCCTGTTCAATGTGTAG
- a CDS encoding DJ-1/PfpI family protein gives MRMGVLLTPGFLEVEAALVLEVARLLGWERFTLARGRTALEGSAGVVWTPKYTFAARPEPDVLVIPGGPQMSKLGRDAEHQDWLGEVWEGLRAIFTGANGVLFLWEAGQVSGKVAAHPVAKEALAGTPLEHCQEPYHWQGKVCTTQGYLALAGAVLDWAGFAEEVRAHLGLGLLPRLP, from the coding sequence ATGCGAATGGGGGTTTTGCTTACGCCGGGTTTCCTCGAGGTCGAGGCGGCTTTGGTGCTCGAGGTAGCCCGGCTTTTGGGATGGGAGCGGTTCACCCTGGCCCGGGGCCGCACCGCTTTGGAAGGCAGCGCGGGCGTGGTCTGGACGCCTAAGTACACTTTCGCCGCAAGGCCCGAGCCAGATGTGCTGGTGATTCCCGGCGGGCCCCAGATGAGCAAACTGGGGCGGGATGCGGAACATCAAGACTGGCTGGGCGAAGTGTGGGAGGGCCTACGGGCCATATTCACGGGCGCCAATGGGGTGCTTTTTTTGTGGGAAGCCGGGCAGGTCTCGGGTAAGGTCGCGGCGCATCCCGTGGCCAAAGAAGCCCTGGCCGGAACCCCTTTGGAGCACTGCCAGGAACCCTACCACTGGCAGGGCAAGGTCTGTACCACGCAGGGCTACCTGGCCCTGGCCGGGGCCGTGCTCGACTGGGCCGGGTTCGCCGAGGAAGTCAGGGCCCACCTGGGCTTGGGGCTTTTGCCGCGGCTGCCTTAG
- a CDS encoding MBL fold metallo-hydrolase, producing the protein MNTPPPITVVNVGYRSTHYWVVGAGTSRLLMDIGWPGTLGTLKANLARVGIPLHEIRYALATHYHIDHAGLAEELKREGVSLLVLEVQRPAIPLMKTWVKPADRYVEITEKGNVILSFEQSRDFLAQMGLSGEILPTPGHTDHCVSLLLDNGFAFTGDLPAEALAFDNPVALASWRLLRAKGATRVYPAHGPVWYLEDMPDAPTS; encoded by the coding sequence ATGAATACCCCACCGCCCATTACCGTTGTGAATGTGGGCTACCGCTCCACCCACTACTGGGTGGTGGGTGCGGGTACGTCTCGCCTGCTGATGGACATCGGTTGGCCCGGCACCCTGGGAACCCTGAAGGCCAATCTGGCCAGGGTGGGCATCCCCTTGCACGAAATTCGCTACGCCCTAGCTACCCACTACCACATCGACCACGCGGGCCTGGCCGAGGAGCTCAAACGGGAGGGGGTTTCACTGCTGGTGCTCGAGGTTCAGCGGCCTGCCATCCCCCTCATGAAAACCTGGGTTAAACCCGCAGACCGCTATGTGGAGATTACCGAAAAGGGCAACGTGATCCTTTCTTTCGAGCAAAGCCGCGATTTTCTGGCCCAGATGGGCCTGAGCGGAGAAATCCTGCCCACCCCCGGCCACACCGACCACTGCGTCTCGCTCTTGCTGGACAACGGTTTTGCGTTCACCGGCGACCTTCCAGCAGAGGCCCTGGCCTTCGATAACCCCGTCGCCCTGGCAAGCTGGAGGCTCCTGCGGGCGAAAGGGGCGACCCGCGTATACCCTGCCCACGGGCCTGTCTGGTACCTCGAGGATATGCCCGATGCGCCCACATCCTGA